A region of the Variovorax sp. 54 genome:
TTCATCAAGATGTGCCAGGGCGGCGTGCTGGTCAACCTCGTGATGTGGGCCTTCAACCTGTTCCCACTGCCGCCGCTCGACGGCGGCCGCGTGCTGGCCGGCCTGCTGCCCAACGGGCCAGCGCAGAATTTCCTGGCGCGCATCGAGCCCTACGGCTTCTTCATCGTGATGGGCCTGGTCATTGCGGGCGTCGTCAGCACCTACTGGCTGCAGCCGCTGATGGACGTCGGCTACTTCGTCATCAACCTGATCATTACGCCGCTCAAGGCAATGCTGCTCTAAGTTTCTCCTTCCGTCCCATGGCTTCGTCTTCTCCCGCTCCCCTGCGCGTCCTGACCGGCATCACGCCGTCGGGCACGCCGCACCTCGGCAACTACGTCGGCTCGATCCGCCACTCGGTGCGCCAGAGCGTCGCGGCCGGCGTCGAGAGCTACTTCTTCCTGGCCGACTACCACGCCCTCATCAAGGTGCAGGAGCCCGCGCTCATCCAGCGCTCCACGCTCGAAATTGCGGCCAGCTGGCTGGCCTGCGGGCTCGACCCCGAACGCGTCACGTTCTATCGCCAGTCGGACATCGCCGAGATCACCGAGCTCACCTGGTTCCTGACCTGCGTCACCGGCAAGGGCGTGCTCAACCGCGCCCATGCCTACAAGGCCCAGCTCGACAAGAACATCGCCAAGGGCGAAGAGCCCGACGCCGACGTCACGGCCGGCCTGTTCATGTACCCGGTGCTGATGGGCGCCGACATCCTGATGTTCAACGCCCACAAGGTGCCCGTGGGCCGCGACCAGGTGCAGCACATCGAAATGGCGCGCGACATGGCGCAGCGCTTCAACCACCAGTACGGCGAGCACTTCACGCTGCCCGACGCCGAGATCGACGATGCGGTCGCCACCTTGCCCGGCCTCGACGGCCGCAAGATGAGCAAGAGCTACAACAACACGATCCCGCTGTTCGCGCCGCGCGCGCAGCTGCAAAAGCAGATCTCGAGCATCGTCACCGACTCTCGCGCGCCCGGCGAGCCCAAGGACACCGAGGGCTCGGCCCTGTTCCAGATCTACCAGGCCTTCGCCAGCGCCGAGGAAACCGAAGCCCTGCGCAAGGCCTATGCCGACGGCATCGCCTGGGGCGACGCCAAGCAGGTGCTGTTCGAGCGCATCGACCGCGAAGTGGCGCCGCTGCGTGCGCGCTACGAGGCGCTCATGAACGACCCGGCCGAGATCGAGCGCATCCTGCTGCGGGGTGCCGAGAAGGCGCGCAAGCTGTCGCGCCCCTTCATGACCACGCTGCGCCATGCGGTCGGCCTGCGCAACCTCGCGGCAGGCCGCGACGGCGGCGGCACCAAGGCTGCCAAGGTGGCAAAGCCCAGCTTCAAGCAATACCGAGAGAAGGCCGACGGCCTGTTCTATTTCAAGCTGCTCGATGCGCGCGGCGAAACCCTTTTGCAAAGCCGTGGATTCGCGTCACCGCAGGAAGCGGGCCGTACCATCGCCGACTTGCAGGCGCAACGCGGCGCGGCGCTCACGGCATTGGCCGCGCAGCTCGAACCGGTCGACGCGCAACAGGCTCACGCCGCCACCGAGGCGCTGGAGGCACTGGCGGAGGCAACGTCCACCACCCAGGGACATTGATCCGGCTACAACCCGCAGGCCATCCGCCGGCGGGTGCGACAAGAGAGAAGACGGTGCGATCACAAAGGAAGAAAACATGAGCATTTATGTCATCGACGACCACCCCCTGATGCGCGACGCGATCGTGATGGTCCTGCGACGCCTGCGCCCCGCCGAGAACATCGTCGAGCTCGAGCGGCTCGACAAGCTCGCCAGTTCGGTCCAGCAGCGTGGCGCGCCCACCCTGTTCTGCCTGGACCTGAAGCTGCCGGACACCAATGGCGTCTCGGGCGTGATCGCGGTCAAGCAGGTCTATCCCAACGTGCCGATCGCCGTCTACTCGGCGGCCCCGGCCGCCGACATGGAAGACGCCTGCATCGAGGCCGGCGCTGATACCTACATCGAGAAGTCGGCCAGCTCCAACGAGCTGGCAGCCGCCCTGCGCGGCCTGCTGATGGCCGGGTCGGAAGACGACACCGAAGAGATGCCGGCCGCCAACAGCGGCAAGCTCTCCAAGCGCCAGACGCAGCTGATCGCCATGCTCGACAAGGGCATGAGCAACCGCGACATCGCGACCGACCTGGAGATCAGCGAACACACGGTGAAGGTGCACCTGTGGCGCCTGTTCCGCCGTCTGGGCGTGAAGAGCCGTACGCAGGCCCTGCACTATGCCCGCACGAATGGGCTGCTCTCGGGCTGAGCCCGGAACAGAGCTGGCTTGATCAGGAACCGCGCCTCGTGCGCGGTTTTTTTATGGGCGGAACAACAACCGCCGCTCAACCGCCCGACGCACTCACCCGCGCCTGCGCCACCGCCTCGTCGGCATCGTGCAGCGCCACGCGGAACACGCTGCCGCTGCCCAGGCGCGAGCGCACGCTGACGGGGTGGCCCAGCACGTGCGACAGCCGCGCGACGATGGCCAGGCCGAGGCCGAAGCCGTCGGAGGTGCCGGCGTGGTCGGCGACCTTGTAGAACTCCAGGAACACGTCACGCAGGTGCTCGGGCGCGATGCCGATGCCGGTGTCCCACACCTCCACGCGCATGCCCTCGCGGGTCTGGCGCGCGGCCAGCAGCACGCCGCCTTCGGTCGTGTACTTGATGGCGTTGGCGAGCAGGTTGCCGATCATGCGGCGCACGCGGATCGGGTCGGTGAGGAACGAGCCCTCGGTCACGTGCACGCGGAAGTCCAGGCCCCGGCTCTCGGCCACGGGGCGGTACTGCAGCTCGAGGTCGTGCAGCAGCTCGGCCACGTCGACGCGCTCGATGTGCAGCCGCACCTGGCCCGCGTCGATGCGCGCCAGGTCGAACATGGAGTCGAACAGCGCGTTCACCGCGTGGGTGGCGCGCACGATCTTCGGGGCGAGTTCGAGCACCAGCTCGGGCTCGTTGCGCAGCCAGTCGGCGTACAGCGACAGCGCCAGCACGGGCTGGCGCATGTCGTGCGCGGCGCTGGCCAGGAAGCGGTTCTTCATGGCCACGGCCGACACCGCCGCCTGCCGCTGCTGCGTGAGCGACTTGATCAGGATGTGGTTGTGGAACAGCAGCTCCAGGCTGTTGCGCGCGGTCTCATGGATGTTGCGGCCGGCGCGCAGCAGCAGGAACCAGTGCAGCATCGGCAGCAGCGGCATCAGGTAGCCGTACTGGAACTGCGGGCTCTGCAAGGTCACGGCCACCAGGCGCACCAGCACCGCGCCGAGCATGGTGATGAACAGCGTGTTGACGTAGCGCTTGAGCAGCGGTGGGTGCAGCGCCAGCCCGTTGAGCGGGAAGGTGCCCACACCGGCCACGATGAGCCAGCTCATGAACTGGTTGACCTGCGGCGTGCGCTCGAAGAACAGCAGCACCGAGCAGCCCCACACCACCGCGCTCGTGCTCCACACGAAGCCGTAGCGGTCAGTGAACTGCTGCTGTGCGACCGCGCTGCGCCCGGCGTAGCGCACGGCGTACACACGTGCGCCCCAGGCCCGGCAGGCGGTGGCGATCAGGCCGGCGGCCAGCCAGGTCAGCAGCTCCCAGCGGGGCACATGGCCCCAGCTCAGGCCGACCATGGCGGGCATGAGCGCCGCCGAGACGAGGTAGGAGCCGCGCGCCGAGCGCATCAGGCTGCGGATGAGTTCCCCGCGCACCCACGACTCGGCCTCGTCGGCCGACGCCGGAGCGGGTGTCACGCTTGCGATCGACGCATTCGCCATGGATGCATGACCGTGGTTGATGCGGCCAAACCAGAGAAAGATGGAGACAGACGCCTGCGCAGGCGCCAGAAGTTCGCGATCTTAACGGCCTGTCGGCCATGGTTTCGGGAAGTAACCGCAGAAAATCTGCCCGCCCCGCAGGGCGGTCCGCCGTGACGCCCCGTTTACCATGCGGGCTGCCGACACACACCGCACGCCATGCTGAACCACCTCACTCCCTTCCTCGTCCACTGGGCCATCACCGGCATCTCGCTGTGGGTGGCCAGCCATCTCTTCAAGGGACTCAAGTTCGAGAGCACCTCGGCACTGATCGTGTCGGCGCTGCTGCTCGGCCTGGCCAACGCCATCGTCAAGCCGCTGCTGATCGTGCTCACGCTGCCGCTGACGCTGCTGACCTTCGGCCTGTTCCTGCTGGTCATCAACGCGCTGATGATCCTGCTGGTGGCGGCGCTGGTGAAGGGCTTCAAGGTGTCGGGCTTCTGGACCGCCCTGTTCGCGAGCATCTTCATCTCGCTGCTGAGCATCCTCATCGGCTCGCTCGTGACGGGCGGCGACCCGGCCGAGCAGATCCAGATGCCGCAAGGCGGCAACTGGCTCTGACGGGCTCGGGCCGATTGAAGCGCGCCGGCTAGCGCTGCTGCTGCTGCGCGCCCGCCATGTAGTCCACCGTCAGCTGCGACAGCGTGCGCACGCCGATCAGCAGGCTGGCTTCATCGACGAAGAAGCGCGGCGAGTGGTTGGGCTCGGCCTTGTTCGCATCGCGACCGGGCGGCGTGGCGCCGATCATCACGAACAGGCCGGGGGCCTTCTGCGCGAAGAACGAGAAGTCTTCGCCGCCCGTGCCCTTCGGAATCACCACCGGCTTGGCGCCCGGCACGCGCTGCAGGCTGGGCACCATCTTGGCGGTCAGGGCGGCGTCGTTCACGGTGGGGGCATAGCCGTCGGCCTCGAAGCGGACCTCGGCCGTGCCGCCGCCGCTTTGCGCGATGTGCGAGGCGGTCTCGCCCATGCGCTTGATGATGAACTGGCGCATCTCGTCGTCGTAGGTGCGCAGCGTGCCGCTCATCTCGACCGCGTCGGGAATGATGTTGTAGCGCGTGCCCGCGTTGAAGGTGCCCACGCTGAGCACCGACGGCTCCTTGGTCACGTTGACCTGGCGGCTCGCGATGGTCTGGAAGCCCAGCACGATCTGTGAGCCGAGCACGATCGGGTCGACCCCGCTCCAGGGTTGCGAGCCGTGCGTCTGGCGGCCCTTCACGCTCACCTTGAAGGTGTCCGAACTCGCGGTGATGGGACCGGGCTTGTAGCCGATCTGCCCGGTGTTCAGCGCCGAGACCAGGTGCAGGCCGAACACCGCGTCGGGCGTGGGCGCGTCGAAGGCGCCTTCGGCCAGCATGCGACGCGCGCCGCCGATCTCGGCGTTGGGCAGTTTTTCTTCGGCCGGCTGGAAGATCAGCTTCACGGTGCCGGGCAGCTGCGCCTTCATCGACGCCAGCACCTCGGCCACGCCCATCAGGATCGCCACGTGGCCGTCGTGCCCGCAGGCGTGCATGACGTCGACATTCGCAAAGCCCCACTGCGCGCGGGCCTTGGAGGCGAAGGGCACATCGACCTGCTCCTTCACGGGCAGCGCGTCCATGTCGGCGCGCAGCGCCACCACCGGGCCGGGCTTGGCGCCGCGCAAGGTGGCGACCACGCCGGTCACGGCCACGCCTTCGCGCACCTCGTAGCCCAGCGCCTTCAGGTGGGCCGCGACCAATGCGGCGGTGCGCTTTTCCTGGTTGCCCAGCTCGGGGTGCTGGTGGATGTCGCGGCGCCAGTCGATCACCTTCTGCTCGATGGCTTTGGAACGCTCGGCGATCAGCGGGTACAGCGGCACGGCGGCGGCCGGTGCGGGCGATGCAGCCGCAGCCGCAGCGGCGGCAGGCGCCTCCTGCGCCGAAGCGCACAGGGACGAGACGGCAAGAACGATGGGCAGGCACAGGCGCGTGGCCGGACGGAATCGGTGAGGCATGGTGAGGTGTTGTCTGAAGAGGAAGGGAAGGACCCGCCGGGCGGGAGCCCTTCGTCCGCACGGCCCCGTCGGGCCGGCAGCCGATGCGCCCTTGTCTGCCGCCCGACCCCGTGAGCGTAGGAACCCCACCGATTGGCGTCCAATCGCTTTTGCATCGACTGATAATGATTGCCTATCGATGACTTCTGACACCCCCACACCGTCTTCCGTGCTGCACGAGCGGCTGCTCGCGCGCCTGCGCCTGCGCCACCTGAAGCTGATCGACGCGCTGGCCGCGCACTCGCACCTGCGCCGCGCGGCCGACGCGATCCACATCAGCCAGCCGGCGGCCACGCAAATGCTGCAGGAGGTCGAGAGCCTGATCGACACGCCACTCTTCGAGCGCCACGCGCGCGGCATGCGCATCACCGAGGCCGGGCGCCTGCTGGCGCTGCATGCGCGCATGGTGATCGACGCGATGCAGGTCGCCAGCGACGGCCTCGCGGCGCTGGCCGCGCAAGAGACCCGCGCGCTGCGCATAGGCGCCATCGAGGCGGCCATCGCCAGCGTGCTGCAGCCCGCATTGAACGTGCTGCATGCCAAACACCCCAAGCTGCGCCTGTTCATCGAGGAAGGCAACATCGAACGGCTCACGATCGGCCTGCGCGCGGGCGCCTTCGACGCCGTGCTGCTGCGCCAGCCGGCGCGCGTGCCCGACGCCCACCGCTTCGTGCCGCTGCGCAGCGACTCGGTGGTGGTCATCGCCGGCATCAATCACCCCGCCGCGCAGCGCAAGCGCCTGCGGCTGCGCGACCTCGCCGATTCGCGCTGGGTGCTGCCGCCCTCGCACTTCGCGGTGCGCCAGGTGATGGAGGCCGCCTGGGCCGCCGAGCAGATCGTGCCGCGCCCGCACGCCATCCAGGTGCTCACGCCGCAGCTGGTGCGCGCCCTGCTCTCGCAACCCGACGTGGTGGTGCCGGTGCCGCGCACCGTGCTCGACCAGCTCGACCGCTCGGCCGTGGTCGAGCTGCCGCTGCGCATGAACGCGCCCATCGCGCCGCTGGGCATCCTCTACCGCATAGACAACGCGGTCGGGCCGCTGGTGCTGCTGGTCGACTTCCTGGTCGCGCAGGCGAAGAAGAAGCCCTGACGGGCGCGGGAATCGCCCTGCTTCACACCCGCTTAACTGTCGGGCAGCACACTCGAAGCCACCCGCCAGCCCTTCCCGGGCATGGCACGGTTTCCGCTCTGTAAAGTTCGCCGCCCCCGCGCCGCGCGCATTGAACTCGACGGCGCGTGCCCGCTCCATCTTTGGCTTTCGTTACTTCTGCCTGCCCATGCCCGTCCACTTTGCCTCCCGTTCCGCCCCGCTCCTCACGGCCCTGTGCATCGCCGCCGCCCTCGTGGGGTGCTCGCGCACCAACGTGGAGTCTCCCGGCACGGCCAAGGCGGCCCCCGAGAAGGAAGTCGGCATCGTCACGCTGAAGTCCGAGGTGCTGGCCCTGAGCACCGAGTTGCCCGGGCGCACCGCCGCCCCGGTCATCGCCGAGATCCGCCCGCAGGTCGGTGGCATCCTCAAGGAGCGGCTCTTCACCGAGGGCTCGCAGGTCAAGGCCGGCCAGGTGCTCTACCAGCTCGACCCGGCCTCGCTGCAGGCAGCGCATGCGAGCGCGCAGGCCAGCGTGCGCAAGGCCGAGTCGGCCCTGGCCACGGCCCGCACCGTGGCCAAGCGCAATGCCGAGCTGGTGAAGATCGACGCCATCAGCCGCCAGGTGTTCGACGAAACCCAGGCCACCGAGCAGCAGGCCGAGGCCGACCTCGGCGTGGCGCGCGCTGCCGAGCAGACCGCGCGCATCCAGCTGGGCTACACGCGCATCACCTCGCCGATCACCGGCTGGGCCGAGCTGTCCGCCGTGACGCCAGGCGCGCTGGTCACCGCCAACCAGGCGGCTGCCATGACCACCGTGCAGCAGCTCGACCCGATCCATGTGCACGTCACGCAGTCGAGCAGCGAGCTGCTGCGCCTGAAGCGCGAGCTGGCCAGCGGCCGGCTGCAGCGCGCCAGCGAAGCCGAGGCGCGCATCCAACTGCTGCTCGAAGACGGCAGCCCCTACCCGCACGCCGGGCGCCTCACCTTCAGCGGCGTGACGGTCGATGCCGGCACCGGCAGCGTCACGCTGCGCGCCGTGGTGCCTAACCCCGACAAGCTGCTGATGCCTGGCATGTACGTGCGCGCCGTGCTGCAGGAAGGCGTGAACGACGCCGCGCTGCTGGTGCCGCAGCAGGCCGTGACGCGCGCGCCCGACGGCAGCGCCTCCACGTTGCTGATCGACGCCGACAACAAGGTCGAGAAGCGGCCCATCCGCATCGGCCGCGCCATCGGCACGCGCTGGCAGGTGATCGACGGCCTGGCCGCGGGCGACCGCGTGCTCATGGAAGGCTCGCAGCGCGTGAAGGTGGGCGACAAGGTGCGCACGGTCGACCTGGGCGCCAGGCCGGCGGGTGCCGCCGTCGCGAGCGCCACGCCCGACGCTGCATCCACCACCCTCGCTCGCTGAGGCCGACGCATGGCCCAGTTCTTCATCGACCGCCCCATCTTCGCGTGGGTGCTTTCCATCGTCGTCATGCTCGCCGGCCTGATGGCCATCCGCACGCTGCCGCTCGAGCAGTACCCCGACATCGCGCCGCCGCGCGTGTCCATCGGCGCCACCTACACCGGCGCCTCGGCCAAGACGGTCGAAGACTCCGTCACCCAGGTCATCGAACAGCAGATGAAGGGGCTGGACAACCTGCTGTACATGCAGTCGACCAGCAACTCGTCGGGGCAGGCGCGGCTGTCGCTCACCTTCGACGCGGGCACCAACATCGACGTGGCCCAGATGCAGGTGCAGAACAAGCTGCAGCAGGCCATGTCGCGCCTGCCGCAGCAGGTGCAAAGCCGCGGCGTCACCGTCACCAAGGGCGGCAACGACTTCCTCATGATCGTCTCGATGTTCTCCGGCGACGGCAGTGCCTCGGCGGTGGACGTGGGCGACTACATCAGCAGCAACCTGGTCGACGTCATCAGCCGCATCGACGGCGTGGGCGAGGTACAGACCCTGGGCACCGGCTACGCCATGCGCCTGTGGCTGGACCCCGACAAGCTGCGCAAGTACGCGCTCATGCCTTCCGACGTGGGCAGCGCCATCACCGCGCAGAACGCGCAGGTCTCGGCCGGCCAGCTCGGCGCGCTGCCGGCCGGCGCGCAGCAGCAGCTCAACGCCACCATCACTGCACGCAGCAAACTGAAGACGGTCGAAGAGTTCGAGAACGTGGTGCTGCGCGCCACGCCCGACGGCGCCGTGGTGCGCCTGAAAGACGTGGCCCGCGTCGAGCTGGGCGCCGAGAACCTCACGGTGCGCTCGGTGCTCGGTGGCCGTCCGGGCGCCGGCATGGGCATCGTGCTGGCCGACGGCGCCAACGCGGTGCAGGTGGCCGAGGCCGTGAAGGCCAAGGTGGCCGAGCTGCAGCCGCTCTTTCCGAACCAGATGCAGACCTTCGTGAGCTACGACACCACGCCCTTCGTGAGCGCGTCGATCGACGAGGTGGTGAAGGCGCTGGCCGAGGCCATGCTGCTGGTCGTGCTGGTGATGTACGTCTTTCTGCAGAACTTCCGCGCCACGTTGATCCCGGCCATTGCCGTGCCCGTGGTGCTGCTGGGCACCTTCGGCGTGCTCTCGCTGGCCGGCTACTCGATCAACACGCTCACCATGTTCGGCATGGTGCTCGCCATCGGCCTGTTGGTGGACGACGCCATCGTGGTGGTGGAAAACGTCGAGCGCGTGATGCACGAGGAAGGGCTCTCGCCCAAGGAGGCCACGCGCAAGTCGATGGCGGAAATCACGCCTGCGCTGGTGGGCATCGCGCTGGTGCTGTCGGCGGTGTTCATTCCGATGGCCTTCTTCGGCGGCTCGACTGGCGTGATCTACCGCCAGTTCTCGATCACCATCGTCTCGGCCATGGCGCTGTCGGTGTTCGTGGCGCTCACGCTCACGCCGGCGCTGTGCGCCACGCTGCTGAAGCCGGTGGCCAAGGGCGGCCACGCGGCACCCCGCAAGGGCGTGCTGGGCGCAGTCGACCGCTTCTTCGCGGGCTTCAACCGCAACTTCGACAAGGGCGCCGACCGCTACCAGGGCGTGGTCGGCGGCATCATGCGGCGCGGCAAGCGCAGCCTCGTGGTGTACCTGCTGATCGCGGCCGTGATGGCGCTGCTGTTCATGCGGCTGCCCACCTCGTTCCTTCCCGATGAAGACCAAGCCTTCCTGCAGGTACAGGTGACGCTGCCGCCGGGCGCGTCCGATGCGCGGCTGCAGCCGGTGGTCACGCAGATGCAGGACTACTTCACCAAGCAGCCCGAGGTGGTGAGCGTGAACGTCATCACCGGTCAGAACGGCGACCAGAGTTCGGCGCGCGCCTTCGTGAAGCTGAAAGACTGGGCCGAGCGCGAAGGCGCCGGCCAGTCGGCCGCCGAACTCGCGCGGCGCGCCAACAAGGAGCTCTCGACCATTCGCGACGCGCGCATCTTCGTGCTGCTGCCGCCGGCGGTCCGCGGGCTCGGCGCCAACGCGGGCTTCAACTTCCACCTGAAGGACATCAACGGGCTGAGCCACGACGCGCTCGTGAAGGCACGCGACCAGCTCATCGACCTGCTCTCCAAGCGGCCCGAGGTGGCGAACGTGCGCAGCAACAACCTGGACGACACGCCGCAGTTCGCGGTGGACATCGACGACGCGCGCGCCGGTGCGTCCAGCCTGGCCACGAGCGACATCGACAGCACCTTGTCGAGCGCCATGGGCGGCACCTACATCAACGACTTCCTGGACAACGGCCGCGTCAAGCGCGTGTACATGCAGGGCGACACGGCCTTTCGCATGCTGCCCACCGACATCGACCGCTGGAGCGTGCGCAACAGCCTGGGCCAGATGGTGCCGTTCCCGGCGTTCTCGAGCTCGCGCTGGACCTACGGCTCTCCGCAGCTGCAGCGCTACAACGGCAGCCCCAGCTACGAGTTCGTCGGCGATGCCGCACCTGGCGTGAGCTCGGGCGTCGCCATGGCCGCCGTCGATGAAGTGATGAAGCAGATGCCCGCCGGCATCGGCTACGAATGGACCGGCGCCTCGTTCCAGGAGCGCCTGTCGGGCGCGCAGGCGCCGCTGCTCTATGCCATTTCGATCCTGTTCGTCTTCCTGTGCCTCGCCGCGCTGTACGAGAGCTGGTCGGTGCCGTTCTCGGTGATCCTGGTGGTGCCGCTGGGCATCGTCGGTGCGCTGCTGTTCACCAGCCTGCGCGGGTTGAGCAACGACGTGTACTTCCAGGTCGGCCTGCTGACCACGGTGGGGCTGTCGTCGAAGAACGCGATCCTGATCGTCGAGTTCGCCAAGCAGCTGCAGGAGCAGGGCAAGGGCGTGATCGAGGCGACATTGGAAGCCGTGCGGCTGCGGCTGCGCCCCATCCTCATGACCTCGCTGGCCTTCGGCTTCGGCGTGCTGCCGCTGGCCATTGGCACGGGTGCAGGCGCGGGTGGCCGCCAGTCGATCGGCACCGCAGTGCTGGGCGGCATGGTGGTCGGCACGGCGCTGGGCATCTTCTTTGTGCCGCTTTTCTTCGCATTGATTCGCGGCTGGCTGGAAGGCCGGCGCAAGCCGGTCGAAGCGCCGGATGTGTTGCCCACGGAACAGGGAGCGCACTGATGAATCGCACCACCCTGCCCCGCCTTCCCCTGCGCGCCCTGGCCTGCGCCGCCCTGGCCTCGGCCGTGCTCGCGGGCTGCGTCAACCTCGCGCCCGCATATGAAACGCCCGCCTCGCCAGTGCCGTCGGCCCTGCCCTCGGCCGGCATCACCACCGCCACGCCGCTGGACATCGGCTGGCGCGACTTCTTCGTCGACAAGCAGCTGCAAGGCGTGATCGAACTCGCGCTCGCCAACAACCGCGACCTGCGCGTGGCGGCGCTCAACATCGAGCGTGCGCGCGCCCAGTACGGCATTGCGCGGGCCGACCTGTTCCCCACCGTCAACGCCGGCGCGGCCGGCACGCGCTCGCGCACGCCGGGCAGCCTGTCGACCAGCGGCGAATCGCGCATCGCCTCGCAGTACAGCGCCAACCTCGGCATGACGGCCTACGAGCTCGACCTGTTCGGGCGCGTGCGCAACCTCGGCGACTCGGCGCTGCAGAGCTACTTCCAGACCGAGGAAACGCAGCGCAGCACGCAGATCAGCCTCGTGGCCTCGGTCGCCACGGCGTGGCTGCAGCTGGCCGCCGACGAGCAGCGCCTGCAACTCGCGCGCAGCACGCTCGAGAGCCAGCGCAAATCGTTCGAGCTGGTGCAGCGCAGCCATGCGCTCGGTGCGCAGTCGGGCCTGGCGCTGGCGCAGTCGCAAAGCACCGTCGATGCCGCGCGCGCCGACGCCGCGGCCTTCGACAGCCAGGTCGAGCAAGACCGCAACGCGCTCGCGCTGCTGGTCGGCGCCACGCCGCCGCCCGAGCTGCTGCCGACCGCCGCGACGACCGCCGACGTCGCGCAACTGCTCGTGCCGCCGGCCGGCCTGTCGTCGAACGTGCTGCAGCAGCGGCCCGACGTGCGCGCCGCCGAGCACGCGCTGCGCGCGAGCAACGCCGACATCGGCGCAGCGCGCGCGGCTTTTTTCCCGCGCATCGCGCTCACCGCCTCGGCCGGCACCGCGAGCAGCACGCTGTCGGGCCTGTTCACCAGCGGCAGCAAGGCCTGGAGCTTCGCACCGTCGATCAGCGTGCCGATCTTCGACGGCGGCGCCAACCGCGCCAACCTGCGGGTCGCGCAGGCGCAGCAGAAGATCCAGATCGCGACCTACGAGAAGGCCGTGCAGACCGCCTTCCGCGAAGTGGCCGACGCGCTGGCCGAGCGCCGCACGCTCGCCGAGCGCCTCGACGCACAGCGCTCGCTGCGGGGCGCGACCTCGCGCAGCTTCGAGCTCTCGCAGTCGCTCTTCAAGAGCGGCGCCGCCAACTACCTCGACGTGCTGGACGCGCAACGCAGCGACTATGCGGCGCAGCAGACGCTCATCGGTCTGCAGCTCACGGAGCAGACGAAC
Encoded here:
- a CDS encoding efflux RND transporter permease subunit; its protein translation is MAQFFIDRPIFAWVLSIVVMLAGLMAIRTLPLEQYPDIAPPRVSIGATYTGASAKTVEDSVTQVIEQQMKGLDNLLYMQSTSNSSGQARLSLTFDAGTNIDVAQMQVQNKLQQAMSRLPQQVQSRGVTVTKGGNDFLMIVSMFSGDGSASAVDVGDYISSNLVDVISRIDGVGEVQTLGTGYAMRLWLDPDKLRKYALMPSDVGSAITAQNAQVSAGQLGALPAGAQQQLNATITARSKLKTVEEFENVVLRATPDGAVVRLKDVARVELGAENLTVRSVLGGRPGAGMGIVLADGANAVQVAEAVKAKVAELQPLFPNQMQTFVSYDTTPFVSASIDEVVKALAEAMLLVVLVMYVFLQNFRATLIPAIAVPVVLLGTFGVLSLAGYSINTLTMFGMVLAIGLLVDDAIVVVENVERVMHEEGLSPKEATRKSMAEITPALVGIALVLSAVFIPMAFFGGSTGVIYRQFSITIVSAMALSVFVALTLTPALCATLLKPVAKGGHAAPRKGVLGAVDRFFAGFNRNFDKGADRYQGVVGGIMRRGKRSLVVYLLIAAVMALLFMRLPTSFLPDEDQAFLQVQVTLPPGASDARLQPVVTQMQDYFTKQPEVVSVNVITGQNGDQSSARAFVKLKDWAEREGAGQSAAELARRANKELSTIRDARIFVLLPPAVRGLGANAGFNFHLKDINGLSHDALVKARDQLIDLLSKRPEVANVRSNNLDDTPQFAVDIDDARAGASSLATSDIDSTLSSAMGGTYINDFLDNGRVKRVYMQGDTAFRMLPTDIDRWSVRNSLGQMVPFPAFSSSRWTYGSPQLQRYNGSPSYEFVGDAAPGVSSGVAMAAVDEVMKQMPAGIGYEWTGASFQERLSGAQAPLLYAISILFVFLCLAALYESWSVPFSVILVVPLGIVGALLFTSLRGLSNDVYFQVGLLTTVGLSSKNAILIVEFAKQLQEQGKGVIEATLEAVRLRLRPILMTSLAFGFGVLPLAIGTGAGAGGRQSIGTAVLGGMVVGTALGIFFVPLFFALIRGWLEGRRKPVEAPDVLPTEQGAH
- a CDS encoding efflux transporter outer membrane subunit; the encoded protein is MNRTTLPRLPLRALACAALASAVLAGCVNLAPAYETPASPVPSALPSAGITTATPLDIGWRDFFVDKQLQGVIELALANNRDLRVAALNIERARAQYGIARADLFPTVNAGAAGTRSRTPGSLSTSGESRIASQYSANLGMTAYELDLFGRVRNLGDSALQSYFQTEETQRSTQISLVASVATAWLQLAADEQRLQLARSTLESQRKSFELVQRSHALGAQSGLALAQSQSTVDAARADAAAFDSQVEQDRNALALLVGATPPPELLPTAATTADVAQLLVPPAGLSSNVLQQRPDVRAAEHALRASNADIGAARAAFFPRIALTASAGTASSTLSGLFTSGSKAWSFAPSISVPIFDGGANRANLRVAQAQQKIQIATYEKAVQTAFREVADALAERRTLAERLDAQRSLRGATSRSFELSQSLFKSGAANYLDVLDAQRSDYAAQQTLIGLQLTEQTNRLAIYKALGGGWSEASAPPPPASL